From one Flavobacterium sp. N502536 genomic stretch:
- a CDS encoding EamA family transporter: MKTTKYYIAAITCFVIWGFFSLALKPIHDYASLDILFYRVFSCSILMLLIAFTFKRKRIKETISTFKSLPALERRRSLLLNIGGSVFLMANWFTFIYVMNHVSVKATSLAYLVCPILTTLLAYFILNEKLSKTQWMAVGLSVSGCLLLSYANIMDMVFSIIIGSTYASYLVSQRINKGFDKFIVLTFHITLAALFLLPFYPVYSGRFQQNLSFISVSKPLPFCLPYFRCS; this comes from the coding sequence GTGAAAACAACAAAATATTATATAGCGGCCATTACCTGTTTTGTAATCTGGGGATTTTTTAGTTTGGCATTAAAGCCAATTCACGACTATGCTTCTTTGGATATTTTATTCTACCGCGTTTTTAGCTGTAGCATTCTGATGTTGCTGATTGCCTTTACTTTTAAAAGAAAAAGAATCAAAGAAACAATCAGTACTTTCAAATCATTACCGGCTTTGGAGAGACGCAGATCACTTTTGCTGAATATTGGAGGAAGTGTTTTTTTAATGGCAAATTGGTTTACATTCATTTATGTAATGAACCATGTTAGCGTAAAAGCGACCTCGTTAGCCTATTTGGTTTGCCCGATTTTAACCACCTTACTGGCGTACTTTATTTTGAATGAAAAATTGAGTAAAACACAATGGATGGCTGTAGGTTTAAGTGTTTCCGGCTGTTTGCTTTTATCTTATGCCAATATTATGGACATGGTTTTTAGTATCATCATTGGTTCTACTTATGCTTCTTATTTAGTAAGTCAGCGTATCAACAAAGGATTTGATAAATTCATTGTTCTTACCTTTCATATTACGTTGGCAGCCTTGTTTTTATTGCCATTTTACCCTGTTTACAGCGGGCGGTTCCAACAGAATTTAAGTTTTATTTCTGTATCGAAACCATTGCCATTTTGTTTACCATATTTCCGTTGTTCTTAA
- a CDS encoding EamA family transporter, translating into MLPCLQRAVPTEFKFYFCIETIAILFTIFPLFLNLYALSGINSSTVGMLLNINPMIAFLLAIFVYHEPIGSVQIVAYSIVFLAVLVFNSHHLFAIRQKILQYPKVLK; encoded by the coding sequence ATTTTACCCTGTTTACAGCGGGCGGTTCCAACAGAATTTAAGTTTTATTTCTGTATCGAAACCATTGCCATTTTGTTTACCATATTTCCGTTGTTCTTAAATTTATATGCACTTTCGGGAATCAATTCATCAACCGTGGGAATGCTTTTAAACATCAACCCTATGATTGCATTTTTGTTGGCTATTTTCGTGTATCACGAGCCAATCGGATCCGTGCAAATTGTAGCGTATAGTATTGTTTTTCTTGCTGTATTGGTTTTTAATTCACATCATCTTTTTGCGATCAGGCAAAAAATACTGCAATATCCAAAGGTTCTGAAATAA
- a CDS encoding acyl-CoA dehydrogenase: MKNTKLQAFIPLFYLVWSDDLLTQNEFVTIQKFINNLIWLSPEEKQQLLSRVDISNPPGRNELAQWKLDIEKGIQNKEDIRSIFDIAVALSEKDLDISSLKTSFVQLENDLGILGEEALQNFKIKANSFTANSQTNSDFDIQKITTLLNGKEAAIINRVKLVISRPEFAYETSTDIQVYRQTVYNWCKILAGENLGNMAYPKQYGGGENIADYFAIMETLSYHDLSLVIKFGVQFGLWGMSVQSLGTEKHYAKYLKDIGTLKIPGCFAMTETHHGSNVKGLETTATYTHSDQTFTIHTPNKNAQKEYIGNVAVHGQMATVFAKLIIDGHDYGVNAFIVPLRDTNGTTLKGVTIGDCGHKMGLNGVDNGTISFDQVVIPKENMLDRFASVNDKGEFESPIPSDNRRFFTMLGTLVGGRIGIPRSALAAAKSGLTIAIRYSDQRRQFGPEGGSEVPILNYRMHQRRLIPPLAKTYAVHFALQYLTNRFLNRTEAEMQEIEALAAGMKSYSTWSTRDILQECREACGGKGYLSENRIDALKNDTEIYTTFEGDNTVLMQLVAKNRLSEFRKAFGEMGSLGIINYVYENAKTALTEKNPIATRKTDEEHLLDAEFHLQAFIHREKTILASAARRIKKLVDGGLEPYDAFNVVQHQMIDVAQAYLERVVLEQFQLAIQSIEDTKTKGILTKLNQLYALAQLEKNRAWYLEDGYMEAVKTKAIRKLVNQLCWDIRPDAVALVNAFDIPESCLGAPIAV, encoded by the coding sequence ATGAAAAATACCAAACTGCAAGCCTTTATCCCGTTGTTTTATTTAGTATGGTCTGATGATTTACTGACTCAAAATGAGTTTGTTACCATTCAGAAATTTATCAATAACCTCATATGGCTTTCGCCGGAAGAGAAACAGCAATTACTTTCAAGAGTTGACATTTCAAATCCACCCGGACGGAACGAACTCGCACAATGGAAATTGGATATCGAGAAAGGTATTCAGAACAAAGAAGATATCAGATCTATTTTTGATATTGCCGTAGCCCTTTCCGAAAAGGATTTAGACATTTCCAGCTTAAAAACAAGTTTTGTTCAGTTAGAAAATGACCTCGGAATTTTAGGCGAAGAAGCGCTGCAGAACTTTAAAATAAAAGCAAATTCCTTTACCGCAAACTCGCAGACCAACAGTGATTTTGATATTCAGAAGATCACAACGCTTTTAAATGGTAAAGAAGCGGCTATCATCAATCGGGTAAAATTGGTCATTTCAAGACCTGAATTTGCTTACGAAACTTCGACCGATATTCAGGTGTACCGCCAGACGGTGTACAACTGGTGCAAGATACTGGCAGGAGAGAACCTGGGCAATATGGCCTACCCAAAGCAATATGGCGGCGGAGAAAACATAGCCGATTATTTTGCGATTATGGAAACCTTAAGTTACCATGATTTGAGTTTAGTCATCAAATTTGGGGTTCAGTTTGGACTTTGGGGCATGAGTGTTCAGTCATTAGGTACCGAAAAACATTATGCCAAATATTTAAAAGACATTGGAACCTTAAAAATTCCGGGTTGTTTTGCCATGACCGAAACACATCACGGTTCTAACGTAAAAGGATTAGAAACAACTGCAACTTATACCCACAGCGATCAGACTTTTACCATTCATACCCCAAACAAAAATGCGCAGAAGGAGTATATTGGGAATGTGGCTGTTCACGGTCAGATGGCAACTGTTTTCGCAAAATTGATCATCGACGGTCACGATTATGGCGTAAATGCCTTTATCGTTCCATTGAGAGATACCAACGGTACCACTTTAAAAGGAGTTACGATAGGGGATTGCGGACATAAAATGGGACTAAATGGAGTGGATAACGGAACGATTAGTTTTGATCAGGTAGTGATTCCAAAAGAAAATATGCTGGATCGATTTGCTTCTGTAAATGATAAAGGGGAATTTGAAAGCCCTATTCCAAGTGACAACAGACGATTTTTTACCATGCTGGGGACTTTGGTGGGTGGCCGAATTGGAATCCCTCGTTCTGCTTTGGCTGCGGCCAAATCCGGGCTGACAATTGCCATTCGCTACAGCGATCAACGTCGACAGTTTGGTCCCGAAGGCGGATCGGAAGTTCCGATTCTAAATTACAGAATGCACCAGCGTCGATTGATTCCACCCTTGGCAAAAACATATGCGGTACATTTTGCCTTGCAATATCTTACCAATCGTTTTTTAAACAGAACCGAGGCTGAAATGCAGGAAATCGAAGCGTTGGCAGCGGGAATGAAATCGTACTCTACCTGGAGCACAAGAGACATACTGCAGGAATGTCGTGAAGCCTGTGGTGGAAAAGGATATCTATCAGAGAATCGAATTGATGCTTTGAAAAATGATACCGAAATTTATACCACTTTTGAAGGGGATAACACCGTTCTAATGCAGCTGGTTGCCAAAAACCGACTCTCTGAATTCAGAAAAGCATTTGGAGAAATGGGTTCGCTGGGCATAATCAATTATGTGTACGAGAATGCCAAAACGGCTCTTACTGAGAAAAATCCAATTGCTACCAGAAAAACGGATGAGGAACATTTGCTGGACGCAGAGTTTCATTTGCAGGCCTTTATCCACAGAGAAAAAACAATTCTAGCCTCAGCTGCACGTCGTATCAAAAAATTGGTTGACGGTGGTTTAGAACCTTATGACGCTTTTAATGTAGTACAGCACCAAATGATCGATGTCGCTCAGGCTTATCTGGAGCGAGTAGTGCTGGAACAATTTCAATTGGCAATTCAATCCATAGAAGACACTAAGACCAAAGGAATCCTGACAAAACTCAACCAATTGTACGCACTGGCACAATTAGAAAAAAACAGAGCCTGGTATCTTGAAGACGGGTACATGGAAGCTGTCAAAACCAAAGCAATCCGTAAACTGGTCAATCAGCTTTGTTGGGACATCCGACCAGATGCGGTGGCGCTGGTTAATGCCTTTGATATTCCGGAGAGTTGTTTGGGGGCACCAATTGCGGTTTAA
- a CDS encoding 5-carboxymethyl-2-hydroxymuconate Delta-isomerase, with translation MPHFVIDCSQNVIRLKSADDIMQEVYHTALATNLFVPTDIKVRINPFTYYNNGNSSDDFIHVFAYILEGRNTDQKAALSKAIVTKLNEILPEVPIISINIMDFEKASYVNKAMV, from the coding sequence ATGCCACACTTTGTTATTGATTGTTCTCAAAACGTAATCCGACTAAAATCTGCAGACGATATTATGCAGGAGGTTTACCATACAGCCTTAGCCACTAATCTTTTTGTTCCTACTGATATTAAGGTTCGTATCAATCCTTTCACCTATTACAACAATGGAAATTCTTCAGACGATTTTATCCACGTCTTCGCCTACATACTGGAAGGCCGAAATACCGATCAAAAAGCAGCCTTATCAAAAGCAATTGTCACTAAACTAAACGAAATACTTCCTGAAGTTCCTATCATCTCCATCAATATTATGGATTTTGAGAAAGCCAGTTATGTCAATAAAGCTATGGTTTAA
- a CDS encoding DUF6377 domain-containing protein, protein MKNYLLLFLFALLASPVYALDSTDGIIEKLNEALKNKGHYVRLREERILNFKKIKSDDLTKEQEYNYNKSLYTQYLKFNSDSAILYVKKNLKIAKELQNTDLLNLANLQLVTLYSSSGKYRESEAILKSIPKKELPKKLLPNYYTAYREFLEHYAANSYDIKYIEQIIKYRDSLLTVLDPSTFNYQITRIQQNMSEKKYVVAEKQLLDLLKNAKEDHPQYAMMTYLLATIYKKTQRLELRKKYYALSATSDLKTANKDNASLQELALIFYEADDVDMAYKLTQSAIEDTLYCNVQFRTLLMSELYSIINTVYLEKEAKRKTELQLYLLCISLLSVFLIVAVIYVYKQMKKVSRIRGELYITSQKLAELNKDITETNNQLQERNAQLSESNHVKEEYIAHFFSLCSTYINKLENYRITLNKKATAKQFDEIYKILKSTTLVDNELEELYKNFDIIFLNLYPTFVKDFNALLIQEEQIVLKQGELMNTELRIFALIRLGITDSVKIAAFLRYSLSTIYNYRTRARNKAAVSRNDFEEMVMKIGLISVKL, encoded by the coding sequence TTGAAAAATTATCTGTTGCTTTTTCTGTTTGCTCTTTTAGCAAGTCCCGTTTATGCATTGGACAGCACAGATGGTATTATCGAAAAGCTGAATGAAGCTTTAAAAAACAAAGGGCATTATGTTCGTCTCAGAGAAGAACGCATTCTAAATTTCAAAAAAATCAAATCCGATGATTTAACGAAAGAGCAGGAATACAATTACAACAAAAGTTTGTACACTCAATACTTAAAATTCAATTCCGATTCGGCTATTTTATATGTCAAAAAGAACCTGAAAATTGCCAAAGAACTTCAAAATACCGATTTACTAAACCTAGCCAATCTACAATTGGTTACCTTGTATTCTTCATCGGGAAAATACCGCGAATCTGAAGCCATTTTGAAAAGCATTCCTAAAAAGGAACTGCCTAAAAAACTGCTTCCTAATTATTATACCGCCTATCGCGAGTTTTTGGAACATTATGCTGCCAATAGCTATGATATAAAATACATTGAGCAAATTATAAAATACCGTGATTCGCTGCTTACCGTTTTGGATCCTTCGACATTCAACTATCAGATCACCAGAATTCAGCAGAACATGTCGGAGAAAAAGTATGTTGTAGCTGAAAAACAGTTGTTGGATTTACTCAAAAATGCAAAGGAAGATCATCCGCAATATGCTATGATGACGTATCTTTTGGCAACGATCTATAAAAAAACGCAGCGGCTGGAGCTCCGAAAAAAATACTATGCCCTTTCGGCCACTTCTGATTTAAAAACGGCAAACAAGGACAATGCTTCACTTCAGGAGCTGGCTTTAATTTTTTATGAAGCCGACGATGTCGATATGGCCTACAAACTAACCCAATCGGCTATTGAAGACACTTTGTATTGCAACGTTCAGTTTCGCACACTGCTGATGTCCGAACTCTATTCGATTATCAACACCGTTTACCTGGAGAAAGAGGCCAAAAGAAAAACAGAACTTCAACTGTATCTTTTATGCATCAGCCTGTTGTCGGTATTTTTGATTGTGGCGGTGATTTACGTTTACAAACAAATGAAAAAAGTATCTCGAATCAGGGGAGAACTGTACATTACAAGTCAAAAATTGGCCGAATTAAATAAAGACATTACAGAAACGAACAATCAGTTGCAGGAACGTAATGCACAATTATCGGAGTCCAACCATGTCAAAGAAGAATACATCGCACATTTTTTCAGTCTTTGTTCGACTTACATCAATAAATTAGAAAATTACCGCATTACGTTAAATAAAAAAGCGACAGCCAAGCAGTTCGATGAAATCTATAAAATATTAAAATCAACCACTCTGGTCGACAACGAACTGGAAGAACTGTACAAGAACTTCGATATCATCTTTCTGAATTTGTATCCTACTTTCGTAAAAGATTTCAACGCGCTCTTAATTCAGGAAGAACAAATCGTTTTAAAGCAGGGCGAACTCATGAATACAGAGCTTCGAATTTTTGCTTTGATTCGTTTGGGAATTACCGACAGTGTGAAAATTGCAGCATTTTTGCGTTACTCTTTGAGCACGATTTACAATTACCGAACCAGAGCACGAAATAAAGCCGCAGTTTCCCGAAATGATTTTGAAGAAATGGTCATGAAAATTGGCCTAATATCAGTGAAACTTTAG
- a CDS encoding glycoside hydrolase family 3 C-terminal domain-containing protein, whose product MFKNVKTIVVLLLLGAVGAHAQHKIPVYLDDKKSINERVEDALARMTTDEKIAMIHAQSKFSSPGVPRLGIPENWMTDGPHGIRTEVLWDEWDQAGWTNDSCIAFPALTALSATWNKELSSLYGKSIGEEARYRNKNVLLGPGVNIYRSPLNGRNFEYMGEDPFLTSKMVVPYIKGVQANGVAACVKHFALNNQETGRNSVNVIVDDRALYEIYLPAFKAAVQEGDAWAIMGSYNKYKGQHCCHNEFLLNDILRKEWGFKGVVVSDWGGVHDTKQAIYNGLDMEFGSWTNGLSWGTSNAYDNYFLAKPYSNMIAKGEVGTKELDEKVRRILRLSFLTTMNKNRPFGSFGTEEHAKAGLKIAEEGIVLLQNNNNILPINLSKTKKIAVIGENAIKMMTVGGGSSSLKARYEITPLEGLKKRIGNQAEIVYARGYVGDPTSNYNGVVAKVSLEDKRSAAELTAEALKVAKDADVVLFIGGTNKSDKQDAEGYDRLDLGLSYGQDQLITELVKVNKNIVFVNISGNAVAMPWVKEVPGIVQGWFLGTEAGNALAAVLVGDVNPSGKLSFTFPVKLSDNGAHALGEFPGGEDVTYKESIFVGYRWADKQKAKPLFSFGHGLSYTTFQYGKVTADKKQMGAGDQITFSVKVKNTGTREGSEVVQLYISDLKSSLPRPIKELKGFEKISLQAGEEKTVTFTIDKTALSFFDDKKHDWVAEPGAFEAIIGASSTAIKSKVNFSLQ is encoded by the coding sequence ATGTTTAAAAACGTTAAAACAATTGTTGTTTTACTATTGTTGGGTGCTGTCGGTGCACATGCACAGCATAAAATTCCGGTTTATTTAGATGATAAAAAATCGATTAATGAGCGTGTGGAGGATGCGCTTGCGAGAATGACAACCGATGAGAAAATTGCCATGATCCATGCACAGTCAAAATTCAGCTCACCGGGTGTGCCTCGTTTGGGAATTCCGGAAAACTGGATGACTGACGGACCACACGGAATTCGTACCGAAGTGTTATGGGACGAGTGGGATCAGGCAGGATGGACCAATGATTCCTGTATTGCTTTCCCGGCTTTAACTGCGCTTTCTGCCACCTGGAACAAAGAGTTGTCTTCACTGTATGGAAAATCGATAGGAGAAGAAGCACGTTACCGTAACAAAAATGTACTATTAGGGCCAGGCGTTAACATCTACAGATCACCATTAAACGGCCGAAATTTCGAATACATGGGAGAAGATCCTTTTCTGACCTCAAAAATGGTGGTTCCTTATATTAAAGGAGTACAAGCAAACGGAGTGGCTGCCTGCGTAAAACATTTTGCCTTAAACAATCAGGAAACAGGGCGTAATTCGGTTAATGTAATTGTTGACGATCGCGCTTTGTACGAGATTTACCTACCGGCTTTTAAAGCTGCGGTTCAGGAAGGAGATGCTTGGGCAATTATGGGTTCCTACAATAAATATAAAGGACAACACTGCTGCCATAACGAATTTTTATTAAACGATATTCTTCGAAAAGAATGGGGTTTCAAAGGAGTTGTAGTGTCTGATTGGGGTGGAGTGCATGATACCAAACAAGCGATTTATAATGGTTTGGATATGGAATTTGGTTCCTGGACAAACGGACTTTCATGGGGAACCAGCAATGCCTACGATAATTACTTTTTGGCAAAACCCTATTCAAATATGATTGCAAAAGGCGAAGTGGGAACAAAAGAATTAGACGAAAAGGTACGTCGTATTTTGCGTTTGTCATTTTTAACTACAATGAATAAAAACAGACCTTTTGGTTCTTTTGGAACAGAAGAACACGCCAAAGCAGGTTTGAAAATTGCCGAGGAAGGTATTGTATTGCTTCAAAACAACAATAACATCCTGCCAATCAATCTCTCTAAAACAAAGAAAATTGCGGTGATTGGAGAGAATGCTATCAAAATGATGACCGTTGGAGGAGGAAGTTCTTCATTGAAAGCCAGATACGAAATTACGCCGTTGGAAGGATTAAAGAAAAGAATCGGGAATCAGGCCGAAATTGTTTATGCCCGTGGATATGTTGGTGATCCAACAAGTAACTACAATGGCGTAGTGGCAAAAGTAAGTCTTGAAGACAAACGCTCTGCTGCCGAGTTAACCGCTGAGGCTTTAAAAGTAGCGAAGGATGCCGATGTAGTTCTTTTTATAGGAGGTACCAATAAAAGTGACAAACAGGATGCTGAAGGTTACGATCGTCTGGATTTAGGCCTTTCTTATGGTCAGGATCAGCTGATAACAGAGTTGGTTAAAGTAAATAAAAACATCGTTTTTGTAAATATTTCAGGAAATGCAGTGGCAATGCCATGGGTAAAAGAAGTTCCGGGAATTGTACAGGGCTGGTTTTTAGGTACAGAAGCCGGAAATGCTTTAGCCGCTGTTTTGGTAGGAGATGTAAATCCTTCAGGGAAATTATCGTTTACTTTTCCTGTAAAATTATCCGATAACGGAGCTCATGCATTAGGTGAATTTCCGGGTGGTGAGGATGTAACCTACAAAGAAAGCATTTTTGTTGGCTACCGTTGGGCCGACAAACAAAAAGCAAAACCATTATTCTCTTTTGGTCATGGTTTGAGTTATACTACTTTTCAGTACGGAAAAGTAACCGCCGATAAAAAACAAATGGGAGCCGGAGATCAGATCACTTTTTCGGTAAAAGTTAAAAATACCGGAACAAGAGAAGGTTCAGAAGTAGTTCAACTATACATCAGCGATTTAAAATCTTCATTACCGCGTCCGATTAAGGAATTAAAAGGCTTCGAGAAAATTTCGCTTCAGGCGGGAGAAGAAAAAACAGTGACTTTTACCATCGATAAAACAGCACTTAGCTTTTTTGACGATAAAAAACACGACTGGGTGGCTGAACCGGGAGCTTTTGAAGCAATCATTGGAGCATCTTCTACGGCTATAAAATCTAAAGTGAATTTCTCACTTCAATAA
- a CDS encoding DUF1349 domain-containing protein, translated as MKKIILGAITLFLAQNLSAQSLNKMQWFNEPEKWEIKNNALIMNVTANSDYWRISHYGFTVDDAPFYYATYGGEFEAKVKLTGNYIARFDQMGLMLRIDEKNYIKTGVEFVDGKFNISTVVTHDKSDWSVTTLEKAPPFVWIKVVRRLDAVEVFFSYDDKNYILTRNAPLQDNTPVMVGLMAASPDGKGFEAKFENFKVTHLPDQRRLEWLKNHQE; from the coding sequence ATGAAAAAAATTATACTAGGTGCCATCACTTTGTTTTTAGCGCAAAATCTTTCGGCACAAAGCCTGAACAAAATGCAATGGTTTAACGAACCTGAAAAATGGGAAATTAAAAACAATGCTTTGATCATGAATGTCACAGCAAATAGTGATTATTGGCGCATTTCGCATTATGGTTTTACCGTTGACGATGCACCGTTTTATTATGCGACCTACGGAGGAGAATTTGAAGCCAAAGTAAAGTTAACCGGCAATTACATTGCCCGTTTTGACCAAATGGGACTCATGCTTCGTATAGATGAAAAAAATTACATCAAAACCGGAGTTGAATTTGTAGATGGGAAGTTTAATATCAGCACCGTTGTCACACACGATAAAAGTGATTGGAGCGTGACCACTTTAGAGAAAGCACCACCATTTGTATGGATAAAAGTGGTGAGAAGACTGGACGCCGTTGAAGTCTTCTTTTCGTATGATGATAAAAACTATATTTTGACCAGAAATGCACCTTTGCAGGACAATACTCCGGTTATGGTAGGTCTGATGGCAGCATCACCTGACGGAAAAGGTTTTGAAGCCAAATTCGAAAATTTTAAAGTAACCCATTTACCGGACCAACGCAGACTGGAATGGCTTAAAAACCACCAGGAATAG
- a CDS encoding acyltransferase family protein translates to MNSSSMEIKPKKHYEILDGLRGVAAILVVIFHAFEAFNEGSRFKQLMNHGYLAVDFFFLLSGFVVAYAYDDRWEKMSQWEFYKRRLIRLQPMVIMGMVIGALLYYLQASNVAFPQIATMPVWKLILVMLAGFVLIPLPPSMEIRGWGETFPLNGPAWSLFFEYIANILYALFFRKFSNKVLGFLVLVFAGMLVQYTVFGPKGDVIGGWSLTMQELYVGFTRLLYPFFAGVLLSRLGKLIHIKGAFWVCSVLIILIFSIPRLGDENSLWMNGLYESVCIILLFPLIVAIGAGGEIKNPLSLKICKALGDISYPIYIIHYPLIYCYMAWVFENKIPLKDGYVVGIGVLISSIAIAYLCLKFYDEPVRNWLQNKFQKRKVS, encoded by the coding sequence ATGAATTCAAGTTCAATGGAAATTAAACCCAAAAAACATTATGAAATTTTAGACGGCTTACGTGGGGTAGCCGCAATTTTAGTCGTTATTTTTCACGCCTTCGAAGCTTTTAATGAAGGAAGCCGATTCAAACAGCTTATGAATCATGGTTATCTGGCTGTCGATTTCTTTTTTCTTTTATCAGGATTCGTGGTGGCCTATGCCTACGACGATCGCTGGGAGAAAATGTCACAATGGGAATTTTACAAACGACGTTTAATCCGCTTGCAGCCCATGGTTATTATGGGAATGGTCATTGGAGCACTGCTTTATTACCTTCAGGCTTCGAATGTCGCTTTTCCTCAAATTGCCACAATGCCAGTCTGGAAACTAATTTTGGTGATGCTGGCCGGTTTTGTACTGATACCGCTTCCGCCATCAATGGAAATTAGAGGCTGGGGTGAAACGTTTCCGCTTAACGGGCCGGCATGGTCCCTTTTCTTCGAATATATTGCCAATATCCTGTATGCGTTATTCTTCCGCAAATTTTCAAATAAAGTACTGGGCTTTCTAGTGTTGGTTTTTGCCGGAATGCTCGTTCAATATACCGTATTTGGCCCCAAAGGAGATGTTATTGGCGGTTGGTCATTGACGATGCAGGAATTGTATGTTGGATTTACCCGCTTGTTGTATCCTTTCTTTGCAGGAGTTTTACTTTCCCGTTTGGGAAAACTGATTCATATCAAAGGTGCCTTTTGGGTTTGCAGCGTTTTGATTATCCTTATTTTTAGCATTCCAAGACTTGGTGATGAAAACAGTTTGTGGATGAATGGTTTGTATGAGTCGGTTTGTATCATACTTTTGTTCCCGTTAATCGTGGCTATAGGAGCGGGAGGAGAGATCAAAAATCCGTTATCGCTTAAAATTTGCAAGGCTTTGGGAGACATTTCGTATCCAATTTATATTATACATTATCCCTTAATTTATTGCTACATGGCTTGGGTATTCGAAAACAAAATTCCGTTAAAGGATGGTTATGTGGTCGGAATTGGTGTTTTAATTTCGAGTATTGCAATAGCTTACCTGTGTCTTAAATTTTATGACGAACCTGTTCGCAACTGGCTTCAGAACAAATTTCAAAAAAGAAAAGTTTCTTAA